From one Suricata suricatta isolate VVHF042 chromosome 8, meerkat_22Aug2017_6uvM2_HiC, whole genome shotgun sequence genomic stretch:
- the LOC115299980 gene encoding NADPH--cytochrome P450 reductase isoform X1 → MQRCRRGELTDAFTCGIPVTMGDSNVDASATVSETVAEEVSLFSMTDMILFSLIVGLLTYWFLFRKKKEEVPEFTRIQPVTSSVKDSSFVEKMKKTGRNIIVFYGSQTGTAEEFANRLSKDAHRYGMRGMAADPEEYDLADLGSLPEIDNSLAVFCMATYGEGDPTDNAQDFYDWLQETDVDLSGVKYAVFGLGNKTYEHFNAMGKYVDKRLEQLGAQRIFELGMGDDDGNLEEDFITWREQFWPAVCEHFGVEATGEESSIRQYELVVHTDIDTAKVYVGEMGRLKSYENQKPPFDAKNPFLAEVTTNRKLNQGTERHLMHLELDISDSKLRYESGDHVAVYPANDSALVNQLGKILGADLDVIMSLNNLDEESNKKHPFPCPTSYRTALTYYLDITNPPRTNVLYELAQYASEPSEQEQLRKMASSSGEGKELYLSWVVEARRHILAILQDYPSLRPPIDHLCELLPRLQARYYSIASSSKVHPNSVHICAVAVEYETKSGRINKGVATSWLRAKEPAGENGRRALVPMFVRKSQFRLPFKATTPVIMVGPGTGVAPFIGFIQERAWLRQQGKDVGETLLYYGCRRSNEDYLYREELTQFHKDGALTQLNVAFSREQPHKVYVQHLLKRDKEHLWKLIHEGGAHIYVCGDARNMARDVQNTFYDIVAEGGAMEHAQAVDYIKKLMTKGRYSLDVWS, encoded by the exons ATTCCCGTCACCATGGGCGATTCCAACGTGGACGCCAGTGCCACCGTGTCTGAGACAGTGGCTGAAGAAGTGTCTCTTTTCAGCATGACGGACATGATTCTGTTTTCACTCATCGTGGGCCTCCTGACCTACTGGTtcctcttcagaaagaaaaaagaagaagtccCTGAGTTCACCAGAATTCAGCCAGT GACCTCCTCTGTCAAAGACAGCAGCTTTGtggaaaagatgaagaagacg GGCAGGAACATCATCGTGTTCTACGGCTCCCAGACGGGGACGGCAGAGGAGTTTGCCAACCGCTTGTCCAAGGACGCGCACCGCTACGGGATGCGGGGCATGGCTGCAGACCCCGAGGAGTATGACTTG GCCGACCTGGGCAGCCTGCCGGAGATCGACAACTCCCTGGCAGTGTTCTGCATGGCCACCTATGGTGAGGGGGACCCCACAGACAATGCACAGGACTTCTACGACTGGCTCCAGGAGACGGATGTGGACCTCTCTGGAGTCAAGTATGCG GTGTTTGGTCTCGGGAACAAGACCTACGAGCACTTCAACGCCATGGGCAAGTACGTGGACAAGCGGCTGGAGCAGCTCGGCGCCCAGCGGATCTTCGAGCTGGGGATGGGCGACGACGATGGGAA TCTGGAGGAGGACTTCATCACGTGGCGAGAGCAGTTCTGGCCGGCTGTGTGCGAGCACTTCGGGGTGGAGGCCACCGGGGAGGAGTCCAG CATTCGCCAGTACGAGCTTGTGGTCCACACAGACATCGACACGGCCAAGGTGTACGTCGGGGAGATGGGCAGACTGAAGAGCTATGAGAACCAGAAACC ccccttcGATGCCAAGAATCCGTTCTTGGCTGAGGTCACCACCAACCGGAAGCTGAACCAGGGAACCGAGCGACACCTCATGCACCTGGAATTAGACATCTCAGACTCCAAACTCAG gtatGAATCTGGGGACCATGTGGCCGTTTACCCAGCCAATGACTCTGCCCTGGTCAACCAGCTTGGCAAGATCTTGGGTGCTGACCTGGATGTCATCATGTCCCTGAACAATCTAGATG aGGAGTCCAACAAGAAGCacccctttccctgccccacctcctACCGCACGGCCCTCACCTACTACCTGGACATCACCAACCCTCCACGCACTAACGTGCTCTACGAGCTGGCACAGTACGCCTCGGAGCCCTCTGAGCAGGAGCAGCTGCGCAAGATGGCATCCTCCTCAGGCGAGGGCAAG GAGCTGTACCTGAGCTGGGTGGTGGAGGCTCGGCGGCACATCCTGGCCATCCTGCAGGACTACCCGTCCCTGCGGCCCCCCATCGACCACCTGTGTGAGCTGCTGCCTCGTCTCCAGGCCCGCTACTACTCCATCGCCTCATCCTCCAAG gtcCACCCCAACTCCGTGCACATCTGTGCTGTGGCCGTGGAGTATGAGACCAAGTCTGGCCGCATCAACAAGGGCGTGGCCACCAGCTGGCTGCGGGCCAAGGAGCCTGCGGGGGAGAACGGCCGCCGGGCCCTGGTGCCCATGTTCGTGCGCAAGTCCCAGTTCCGCCTGCCCTTTAAGGCCACCACCCCTGTCATCATGGTGGGTCCCGGCACGGGGGTGGCCCCCTTCATAGGCTTCATCCAGGAGCGGGCCTGGCTGCGGCAGCAGG GCAAGGACGTGGGGGAGACGCTGCTCTACTACGGCTGCCGCCGGTCCAACGAGGACTATCTGTACCGCGAGGAGCTGACTCAGTTCCACAAGGACGGCGCCCTCACGCAGCTCAACGTGGCCTTTTCCCGGGAGCAGCCCCACAAG gtCTACGTACAGCACTTACTGAAAAGGGACAAGGAGCACCTGTGGAAGCTGATCCACGAAGGGGGCGCCCACATCTACGTCTGCGG GGATGCTCGGAACATGGCGAGGGACGTGCAGAACACCTTCTACGACATCGTGGCTGAGGGGGGGGCCATGGAGCACGCCCAGGCCGTGGACTACATCAAGAAGCTGATGACCAAGGGCCGCTACTCCCTGGACGTGTGGAGCTAG
- the LOC115299980 gene encoding NADPH--cytochrome P450 reductase isoform X2: MGDSNVDASATVSETVAEEVSLFSMTDMILFSLIVGLLTYWFLFRKKKEEVPEFTRIQPVTSSVKDSSFVEKMKKTGRNIIVFYGSQTGTAEEFANRLSKDAHRYGMRGMAADPEEYDLADLGSLPEIDNSLAVFCMATYGEGDPTDNAQDFYDWLQETDVDLSGVKYAVFGLGNKTYEHFNAMGKYVDKRLEQLGAQRIFELGMGDDDGNLEEDFITWREQFWPAVCEHFGVEATGEESSIRQYELVVHTDIDTAKVYVGEMGRLKSYENQKPPFDAKNPFLAEVTTNRKLNQGTERHLMHLELDISDSKLRYESGDHVAVYPANDSALVNQLGKILGADLDVIMSLNNLDEESNKKHPFPCPTSYRTALTYYLDITNPPRTNVLYELAQYASEPSEQEQLRKMASSSGEGKELYLSWVVEARRHILAILQDYPSLRPPIDHLCELLPRLQARYYSIASSSKVHPNSVHICAVAVEYETKSGRINKGVATSWLRAKEPAGENGRRALVPMFVRKSQFRLPFKATTPVIMVGPGTGVAPFIGFIQERAWLRQQGKDVGETLLYYGCRRSNEDYLYREELTQFHKDGALTQLNVAFSREQPHKVYVQHLLKRDKEHLWKLIHEGGAHIYVCGDARNMARDVQNTFYDIVAEGGAMEHAQAVDYIKKLMTKGRYSLDVWS, translated from the exons ATGGGCGATTCCAACGTGGACGCCAGTGCCACCGTGTCTGAGACAGTGGCTGAAGAAGTGTCTCTTTTCAGCATGACGGACATGATTCTGTTTTCACTCATCGTGGGCCTCCTGACCTACTGGTtcctcttcagaaagaaaaaagaagaagtccCTGAGTTCACCAGAATTCAGCCAGT GACCTCCTCTGTCAAAGACAGCAGCTTTGtggaaaagatgaagaagacg GGCAGGAACATCATCGTGTTCTACGGCTCCCAGACGGGGACGGCAGAGGAGTTTGCCAACCGCTTGTCCAAGGACGCGCACCGCTACGGGATGCGGGGCATGGCTGCAGACCCCGAGGAGTATGACTTG GCCGACCTGGGCAGCCTGCCGGAGATCGACAACTCCCTGGCAGTGTTCTGCATGGCCACCTATGGTGAGGGGGACCCCACAGACAATGCACAGGACTTCTACGACTGGCTCCAGGAGACGGATGTGGACCTCTCTGGAGTCAAGTATGCG GTGTTTGGTCTCGGGAACAAGACCTACGAGCACTTCAACGCCATGGGCAAGTACGTGGACAAGCGGCTGGAGCAGCTCGGCGCCCAGCGGATCTTCGAGCTGGGGATGGGCGACGACGATGGGAA TCTGGAGGAGGACTTCATCACGTGGCGAGAGCAGTTCTGGCCGGCTGTGTGCGAGCACTTCGGGGTGGAGGCCACCGGGGAGGAGTCCAG CATTCGCCAGTACGAGCTTGTGGTCCACACAGACATCGACACGGCCAAGGTGTACGTCGGGGAGATGGGCAGACTGAAGAGCTATGAGAACCAGAAACC ccccttcGATGCCAAGAATCCGTTCTTGGCTGAGGTCACCACCAACCGGAAGCTGAACCAGGGAACCGAGCGACACCTCATGCACCTGGAATTAGACATCTCAGACTCCAAACTCAG gtatGAATCTGGGGACCATGTGGCCGTTTACCCAGCCAATGACTCTGCCCTGGTCAACCAGCTTGGCAAGATCTTGGGTGCTGACCTGGATGTCATCATGTCCCTGAACAATCTAGATG aGGAGTCCAACAAGAAGCacccctttccctgccccacctcctACCGCACGGCCCTCACCTACTACCTGGACATCACCAACCCTCCACGCACTAACGTGCTCTACGAGCTGGCACAGTACGCCTCGGAGCCCTCTGAGCAGGAGCAGCTGCGCAAGATGGCATCCTCCTCAGGCGAGGGCAAG GAGCTGTACCTGAGCTGGGTGGTGGAGGCTCGGCGGCACATCCTGGCCATCCTGCAGGACTACCCGTCCCTGCGGCCCCCCATCGACCACCTGTGTGAGCTGCTGCCTCGTCTCCAGGCCCGCTACTACTCCATCGCCTCATCCTCCAAG gtcCACCCCAACTCCGTGCACATCTGTGCTGTGGCCGTGGAGTATGAGACCAAGTCTGGCCGCATCAACAAGGGCGTGGCCACCAGCTGGCTGCGGGCCAAGGAGCCTGCGGGGGAGAACGGCCGCCGGGCCCTGGTGCCCATGTTCGTGCGCAAGTCCCAGTTCCGCCTGCCCTTTAAGGCCACCACCCCTGTCATCATGGTGGGTCCCGGCACGGGGGTGGCCCCCTTCATAGGCTTCATCCAGGAGCGGGCCTGGCTGCGGCAGCAGG GCAAGGACGTGGGGGAGACGCTGCTCTACTACGGCTGCCGCCGGTCCAACGAGGACTATCTGTACCGCGAGGAGCTGACTCAGTTCCACAAGGACGGCGCCCTCACGCAGCTCAACGTGGCCTTTTCCCGGGAGCAGCCCCACAAG gtCTACGTACAGCACTTACTGAAAAGGGACAAGGAGCACCTGTGGAAGCTGATCCACGAAGGGGGCGCCCACATCTACGTCTGCGG GGATGCTCGGAACATGGCGAGGGACGTGCAGAACACCTTCTACGACATCGTGGCTGAGGGGGGGGCCATGGAGCACGCCCAGGCCGTGGACTACATCAAGAAGCTGATGACCAAGGGCCGCTACTCCCTGGACGTGTGGAGCTAG
- the TMEM120A gene encoding transmembrane protein 120A produces MHPPAPGPLGDCLRDWEELQQDFQSIQETHRLYRLKLEELIKLQNSCTSSITRQKKQLQELALVLKKCKPSLQSGAEEAAWELENQIKERQGLFFDMEAYLPKKNGLYLSLVLGNVNVTLLSKQAKFAYKDEYEKFKLYLTIILILISFTCRFLLNSRVTDAAFNFLLVWYYCTLTIRESILINNGSRIKGWWVFHHYVSTFLSGVMLTWPDGLMYQKFRNQFLSFSMYQSFVQFLQYYYQSGCLYRLRALGERHTMDLTVEGFQSWMWRGLTFLLPFLFFGHFWQLFNALTLFNLARDPECKEWQVLMCGFPFLLLFLGNFFTTLRVVHQKFHSQRRGSKKE; encoded by the exons gAGACCCACCGGCTGTACCGCCTGAAGCTGGAGGAGCTGATCAAGCTGCAGAACAGTTGTACGAGCTCCATCACACGGCAGAAGAAGCAGCTCCAGGAGCTGGCTCTTGTCCTCAAGAA ATGCAAACCCTCCCTTCAGTCGGGTGCCGAGGAGGCCGCATGGGAGCTGGAGAACCAGATCAAGGAGCGCCAGGGCCTCTTCTTCGATATGGAGGCCTATTTGCCCAAGAAGAATGG GTTGTACCTGAGCCTGGTTCTGGGCAATGTCAACGTGACACTCCTGAGCAAGCAGGCTAA GTTTGCCTACAAAGACGAATATGAGAAGTTCAAGCTCTACCTCACcatcatcctcatcctcatctcCTTCACCTGCCGCTTCCTCCTCAACTCCAG GGTGACAGATGCTGCCTTCAACTTCCTGCTGGTTTGGTATTACTGTACGCTGACCATCCGAGAGAGCATTCTCATCAACAACGGCTCCCG GATCAAAGGCTGGTGGGTTTTTCATCATTACGTGTCCACCTTCTTGTCGGGAGTCATGCTGACGTG GCCTGACGGCCTCATGTACCAGAAGTTCCGGAACCAATTCTTGTCCTTCTCCATGTACCAGA gctttGTGCAGTTCCTGCAGTATTACTACCAGAGCGGCTGCCTGTACCGTCTGCGGGCCCTGGGCGAGAGGCACACCATGGACCTCACTGTGG AGGGCTTCCAGTCCTGGATGTGGCGGGGCCTCACCTTCCTGctgccctttcttttctttggacaT TTCTGGCAGCTTTTTAATGCGCTGACGTTGTTCAACCTGGCCCGGGATCCTGAGTGCAAGGAGTGGCAG GTGCTCATGTGCGGCTTCCCCTTCCTCCTACTCTTCCTTGGCAACTTCTTCACCACTCTGCGCGTTGTGCACCAGAAATTCCACAGTCAGAGGCGTGGGAGCAAGAAGGAATGA